Within bacterium, the genomic segment AACGTGGTATTATTCCACACGTTCGCTGGCGGGGATATTTACGACCATGACCGAACACTGGCCGAACGTATCGCTGCTTTTCCCTTCAACCTGCTCCACAAAGGCGCCATTCCAGCAGATGAACAGGCGCTCGCCTTTGTCATCGAGCTTGATGGAGAATGTTCCTCCGGGTGTGTACCCGTATGTATCATAATAGTAGGGGTACATGAAGGCGAGGACTTTCTTCGTTCCGGTCTGTGTATCGTACTGAACCACCGGAGAGCCATCGAGGTATCCACGGCCGTGCGCACCGGGCAGATAATAGACATACCGTCCGCCGGGACTCCGGTCCATCGAGGCTGTATAGCGCTGTTCTCCGGGCCAGTTGTATCCTTTGTCGACAATCTCTTCCTTGACCGGGTCGAAGGTGAAGAGTTTTCCGGCATATCCAATGCACCAGAAGAGCCCGTCGGGACCGCGAAAACGGGTCTGGGCGCGCATCTGATTGTATCCGCCCTTGCTGACGCCGCGGTTCGATTCCAGCGTTTCCTGAGGAACATGGCAATCGAGTTTGGAGAAGCGGTTCTTCGAAGGATCATATTTTATCAGATGGAGTTCCGGATCGGATTCCTTGTCACGGTTCGAGGTATATACCATGCCGGTTTGATCATCTATCAGTATGGCACGCTCCCACCAGCCCATGCCTTTCGGGAGGTATCCTGCCCAGAGCGTTTTCTGATCGTTGATGTCCCATGCGAGGAATTCGCCGAACATACCCACAGCATACATGATTCCGCGCTTGGTGTCCACGCGGTGATACGGCCAGGATGCCCGTTTGAGCGGGACGCCGTAATCCACGATATCACCGGTGAGCACATCGTAGCTCATGATATGGCCGCCGTCGTAGCCGGTTGCGTAGTCCTCTTCGTCGGGCTCGTTATATTTCGCCCAGTAGGTGCAGTACCAGAGGTGCGGCTTGTCGATATCCTTGCTCTGATAGAAATCGAGCCAGCCGTGGATTTTTCCTTCCGCGAACTGAGTTTTGGTTCTGCCGAGGACCTTGTTGACTTCGGGGAGACATCTGACCTTTTTGGCCGCGGGATCGTATTCGACCAAAAGAATATGAGCATCGTATTTTCCGTGATCCCCAACGGACGAATAGAACTTACCAGTTCTCGTATCAAAATTGGCCTGAGACCAGTTTGACCAGGGACCGGGCTCGTTTGAAATTGTGGATTTCGATTTCACCGGTGATTCCCCTAAAAACAACGGCTCGACGGGGATAACGGCGAACTCGACCTCTGGCGCCTCCTTGGCGACAATGTAATCCTTTCCGGCGAATTTGGCTACCGATTTCGGGGGCACGAGCATTGCGGCATTTTTGTCAGTGACCACTTTACCGGTAGAGAGGAGTCCGGCCTTGTCGAGGCGTTCGGCAATTTCCTTCTTTTTCTGTTCTTCGGTACTTGGAGTGACCGGCGCTTCCTTTGTCTCCATACCTTTATGCAAAATACCCCGGATGCCGACTTTGGTCGGGCCGGCCGGAGCAGTCTGTACAGGCTGTTGCTGCTGGTTGCATCCTGTAAATACCAGGAAAGCAATCAGGGCAGTTACAACAATCCAGAAAATCCTTTCTCGGTGATGAACCATACATACCTCCTGAGGGGGAAAAGAATTAACCACGGGACAAATCTACGAAATAAAATATGCAATGTATGTCCCCGTTAATCAATAAGAATTATTAATACAATGACATGCGTTGTCACAGCATTGCCATATTCATGCCCGTTGATTCATTCAGATAAAAATCGGGCTATTTGACAAGCGTCATTTTTTTCGTTTCGGTAAATCCGCCCGAGCGGAAACGGTAAAAATAAATTCCCGAGGCACGGTTCATGGTGTTCCATACCGCCATGTGCGTTCCTGCCCCACGGTAACCATCGACAAGCACCTCGACAAGCTGCCCGAAACTGTTATAGATTTCGAGTCTCGCATAGGCGCTTTTCGGCAGCGAATACTCGATCGATGTATAGGGATTGAACGGATTCGGTTTGTTCTGATACAGTACATAAGCTTCCGGCTTTTCGGGTACCGACGGTTCTTCAATGCCGGTCACCGTACCATAATCGTACGGTTCGTTCATGAGATGATATATGAACTCTGTCTGGCCGTTGTAATTCCGGCATAGATAGTAGGTAAGAAGCGGCGTCCGTTCAAAGTTTTGCAGCGGGGTAAGAGTCGCCGTACCGTTATCCCACAGGTATACGGGGATTTTATTAGGATCGAGCGCAGTTGACATTCCCTTGTCTATCGCGCAGTGGAAGAGGCCGATATTACCGGGCTCATGACCGCCGAGCCAGTAGCCGATGATATCCACCCTGAACGAATCCTTCCCGAAAATGATGACATTGCTCATCCAGTCCCATGCCTTCCCGTCCGATGATACGCCGGTAGTGTTGAAATCATGCGGCTGGTCGATCGGATTTGGGCCGTAATCGGAATTCCCCTGGCCGTCGCGGCCGTATATTCCCTCGATTACATGGAGCCCGCAGGGAGTGACCGAAAGATTGTCGAGCGTACGGGTAACCCATGTTTCCATGCCGATGCCGGAGTTGAAATCGGAGCCCGGCTTGTCCCAGCGAGGAACGCCTGCCGCGAGGTGACGGTCGAAGTTTGCCTTGATGACCGTATAGGCATCCGCATGCTGATCACTGGAGTATATACTCATTTTCGCGTTATAGTTGGCGCAGAACTGCTGGTAATTATGAGCGACGCTTCCCTGGAGGTTCTTGCAGCACAAGGTGAGACCCATGCCGTGCGCTTTGAACTTGGACAGGTTGAGCATCCATGTATCGGGTGTGTTGATAGGCTCGAGATAGGGGATTCTTTTATAAAACGTACCGTCCGGAATCTCGACCCAGTTGAAATCCGCGCCTTCCTTGAGCTGGCTTACATCGGGTGACTGATCGAGCCGGATATCAGCACCGAGACGTTCCGCCACGCCTGAAAATCCATAGGGGACGCCGTAATGTTCCGGCCTGTTGACCTCACGGAGATGAATATTGCCGCCGGGTACACCGAGCTCAATGATGCTCGCGAGAGAGCCCTCGACAAAGTAAGGATCGGTGACATGGCTGATAATACTCTCCATGTCATACTTGAAAGGATCGGCGGTCTTCATGTTCGGTTTCACCGGAATCGAAATGGTTATCGGTATTCCGGTCTCGTCGCGGGGGACGAACACGCTTCTTCCGAAAGCCAGACCGGCCTGGAGCTTGGCCTCGGCGTTCATTTTATCTTCCACTGATGTTCGCATGATAAAAACCGCTTCAGGATGGTTTTCGATGAAAGGATGCAGACCGAAATAACCGGTGTTCTGGCTGCGGGATGCGATTGTCTGCACGGTGGTTCCGAGCCCGATAGTTCCGACTGCGGCGGTCTTCAGAAACTCTCTTCTCGTGATCACGGTTTTACTCCAATCAGATATGAATTTTATGTGTATGAAATGACTTTAATAATCTCGATCCGCGCCGCTGACTCTCTAATCCGATCTATTCAAAAGATTCAATAGAACACGGATTGACGCGGATCGTGCGGATTTTCGCTGATTTGTTGTTATATTCTTTTTTAGATATGAACGATTAATAACTACTAAAGATAGTATAAATAATCTATTATATCAATATGTGTTTTGACGTCTTCGCGGTGGGATTTTTTCATGAATAACCCGTGATAAGAACACATGGAACATTTTTGTAACAACCTGTATTCTCTATAGACGACCGATGGCGAAACTGGTTCGTTAAATTCCCGTTTTATCGTACCGGTTTATCCGAAAACGTTATCTTGCCGAAATCCTGAGGCTGGTGAAAACTCGGCGATGTCGTGTGGGACGGGCTCCACTGGCTGTACTGCGGGTTGGTTTTACCGCCGCAGCGGTTGGCGCCGATTCTCCAGTAATCGCCCGGCGACGGTGTCCTGCCGAGAGACACCTCGTTGTACTCGTCGAACCGCACCGCCATTTCGATGATCCATCCGGTATCGGTATCGCTGTCGTCGTTGACCGTACCGTTTATACTCTGGGTGATATAGGGCAGCATGATCGTAATCCTGTCCGATCTCCGCAGGCTTTTCGGGACTCCGATACAGTTTATTTCGAACTGATAATAATCGCTCACAGCTTCAGGATCCGGATTCCAGAAAAGCTCCACGCAGTCGTCCTCATAGGTAGCCGAGTTGATATCATAGTGATCGGCCCAGATATATTTGTCGTCGCAGCGATAGGCTATGTAAAGAAAGGTGTCGTCCCAGAGCATTTTGACTTCGGTCTGCTCTTTCTCTCCTTTGGTCCACCATGGAAAGGAAAACTCCCCGGCCGAGGGTGCGGCTGCCCAGTCTTCCTCTTCGAGGGTGCCGTCGAGCACGATCTTTCCGGTTGCCCGGTAAACCGTGTATTCGGGTACTTCCGCCTGTGCGGGATATGACATGCAGGTAATGAGAGCAAGAAGAATCATTGTAATGGGTTTCATCAGCATTCCTTATTGTTGTCCATCAATTTCGTTTCGGTACCGCTGTCGGCCTTCACAGTTTTACTTTACCAGGGTCATTCTTCCCGCTGCCATGAGTCCGTCCATTTTCAGGCGGGAAATATACACACCCGACGCTGCCTTTGCACCGTGGTCATCGGTCCCGTCCCAGAAAACGGAATAGCTTCCGGCCGTTTTATACTCCGAAACAAGCGTCTTTACTTTCTGGTTGGCAGCATTGTAGATGACGAGATCGGTAAATCCGCTCCGGGAAAGTGAATACTCGATCATGGTGGAAGGATTGAACGGGTTCGGATAGTTGCCGTGTATTGCGATACCGGCGGGAACGAAATCCCCGGCGTTTTCACGGACTTCCGACGGTGCTGTGACCGGACGGTCGGAAAAAACGAGCCTTCCGAAATCCTCGGGCCGGTGAAAATTCGGTTTATCGGTCTGCGAGGGACTCCACTGGCTGTACTGGTAATTTGTTTTTCCGCCGCAGCGGTTGAAATTTGCCCTCCAGACATCACCGGGGAGTGGCTTCTCGCGCATGGAAAGCTCCGGGTAGTCCGAAAAACGGATGGCGATTTCAAGAGTCCAGCCGCTGTCAAAGTCAGTATCCTTGTTCACCGTACCGCGAACAGTCGTGGCGATGCGCGGCACCATGGCTTTATTAATGAGAAAATCGTCGCTGTAATAATCGTAGACACAGAGCAGATTTCCGATGCAGTTCATTTCGAAGAAATAATAGATGTCGCCCGCTCCGGGATTCGGATTCCAGAAAAATTCGGCGGCATCGTCGATATACGTCCATGAATTCGTGTCGTAATGATCGGCCCAGATATGTTTGTCCTGACAGGTGATTGCTATGTAGAGGTATGTGTCGTTCCAGAGCAGCTTCACCGAGGTCTGTTCCTTATCTCCTTCGGTCCACCACGGGAAAACGAATGCATCAACCGCTGGAGCGACCGTCCAGTCTTCCTCGTCGAGGATGCCATCGAGCACGATCTTGCCCGTGGTGCGCAGGACAGTGTATTCGGGAACATCGCACCATGCAAGACCGGTCAGAGACAGCACACACAGCATTACAAGAATCCCAAACTTCATACGAGCTCCAATTTTATGGTTGATAGTATAATATATATTGTAATCTTAATCTTATTGTATCTTCACGCACCTGAATCCGCTGTCCATAACCGTGAGTGATGTGCGGTATCCCGTATACATGCAGCCTTCCTGTGTCGACCATCCGCCGCCCCGCGCGACAAACCAGATACGGTCGTCCTTTGGGTAGGGCGGATAATACCACGGTTCGATGTGATACTCGAATTGAGCTCCGCCGGGATATGGATAGAATTTCGATGTCGTCCATTCACGGGCGTTTCCGAAAAGATCGTAGATGCCCTCAGGAGTTGCACCATTGGGAAGACTCCCTACAGGCAGGGTGCCACCGTACCGGAAATCATAGTTCGCCCGTGAGGGATCGGGCGGCGCATCGCCCCATGGGTATGGAGAGTTTTTAATGCCCTGTGCGGCGCGTTCCCACATCTCTTCGGTAGGAAGGGTTTTCCCTCTGCTTTCCGCATAAACGAGCGCCCATTCCTGCTGGACAAACACGACAGGGTAGTTTTCACGGCCGGGGACGGCATGATATTTCCCGGAGCTGTCCCTGATAATACCACAGAGCTCGGGAATCATCATCCGGGGCTCGTAGTACTCGTCATGGCCCGGTTCATTGAGGAATGCGGTATATTCCGCAACCGTAACCTCGTATCTGTCCATCCGGAATCCGGGAACCTCGACGGTATGGGCCGGGCTGTGTTTCGGGTCAGTGGGGTCAGGACCGATAGTGATGGTGCAGGCAGGGAAATACATCATGTCTTTCCTTAATTGTTTCGGCGGTCTGGGTGCTTCCGAAAGTATGAATCCGCGTTCGAGCTCTTTATCGGTCACCGCACCGGCATACATATCGGAAAAAAGGACTTTACCCCACATTTCGGGTATATGGAGGCTTCCGGCGTGAACCGTATTCCAGACCCAGTCCTCGCAGCTGCTGTACGGCAGAAGATACGGGAAAAGCTGGTTATAGATGTGGAGATATTCGACACGGCTGAAATTTACCCGCCACAGGTCGCCGCGTTTGACAGGGAGTGTCATTTTCGGATTCCATGACCTGAGATCCTCGAAAGGTATTTCGATCTCTACCGTCCAGCCGTCATCGGTGTCGTAATGATAATTGAGCGTTCCCTGTACGTTGACGGCATGACGGGTTCCCGGTGAATCATACTTTCGGTCTGCGAGCGCCCCGCGGTTGTTGTCGTTCTCGTGGAACATGTCGAACATGGTGTTGAGGCAGGTCAGCTCGAATTCGAAGTAATCGACAGCGTTTGCGGTCGGGTCGAGGAATATCTCGAAATCGTTATCATAATAGACGATGGAATCACGTTTGGTGATATGCCCCCAGACATTCTCTTCCTGAAGCTGTGCGGCGATGTAAAGGTACTTCTCATCATAGAGAATCTTTACCCGGGTCATTTTCCATGGCTCCGGGGCATAGGGCGACTGGTGATCCTCGAACGGTTCCGTCCATTTCGCATCCTGCCAGGCTTTTTCG encodes:
- a CDS encoding carbohydrate-binding family 9-like protein codes for the protein MKPITMILLALITCMSYPAQAEVPEYTVYRATGKIVLDGTLEEEDWAAAPSAGEFSFPWWTKGEKEQTEVKMLWDDTFLYIAYRCDDKYIWADHYDINSATYEDDCVELFWNPDPEAVSDYYQFEINCIGVPKSLRRSDRITIMLPYITQSINGTVNDDSDTDTGWIIEMAVRFDEYNEVSLGRTPSPGDYWRIGANRCGGKTNPQYSQWSPSHTTSPSFHQPQDFGKITFSDKPVR
- a CDS encoding DUF362 domain-containing protein, with the protein product MITRREFLKTAAVGTIGLGTTVQTIASRSQNTGYFGLHPFIENHPEAVFIMRTSVEDKMNAEAKLQAGLAFGRSVFVPRDETGIPITISIPVKPNMKTADPFKYDMESIISHVTDPYFVEGSLASIIELGVPGGNIHLREVNRPEHYGVPYGFSGVAERLGADIRLDQSPDVSQLKEGADFNWVEIPDGTFYKRIPYLEPINTPDTWMLNLSKFKAHGMGLTLCCKNLQGSVAHNYQQFCANYNAKMSIYSSDQHADAYTVIKANFDRHLAAGVPRWDKPGSDFNSGIGMETWVTRTLDNLSVTPCGLHVIEGIYGRDGQGNSDYGPNPIDQPHDFNTTGVSSDGKAWDWMSNVIIFGKDSFRVDIIGYWLGGHEPGNIGLFHCAIDKGMSTALDPNKIPVYLWDNGTATLTPLQNFERTPLLTYYLCRNYNGQTEFIYHLMNEPYDYGTVTGIEEPSVPEKPEAYVLYQNKPNPFNPYTSIEYSLPKSAYARLEIYNSFGQLVEVLVDGYRGAGTHMAVWNTMNRASGIYFYRFRSGGFTETKKMTLVK
- a CDS encoding SUMF1/EgtB/PvdO family nonheme iron enzyme gives rise to the protein MGRVCHSVYKAFIIMAVFFALHIGSANARDPQWLKLDPPLTLSEEGFRGIKWCTRIDDISWEWEPYTYPTACRVRKNEDLNVFGRNAEYITYTFRNTVLYGVRIDFRGSDTVQAVMNACLNEYPPSGEVEHVSDHETRWCSSATSVWITLPETYGSPGQVYLWGRDRKFADDSKTPVYLAQPPALNCTLKRYTPRFYVVYRASGPITIDGVITEKAWQDAKWTEPFEDHQSPYAPEPWKMTRVKILYDEKYLYIAAQLQEENVWGHITKRDSIVYYDNDFEIFLDPTANAVDYFEFELTCLNTMFDMFHENDNNRGALADRKYDSPGTRHAVNVQGTLNYHYDTDDGWTVEIEIPFEDLRSWNPKMTLPVKRGDLWRVNFSRVEYLHIYNQLFPYLLPYSSCEDWVWNTVHAGSLHIPEMWGKVLFSDMYAGAVTDKELERGFILSEAPRPPKQLRKDMMYFPACTITIGPDPTDPKHSPAHTVEVPGFRMDRYEVTVAEYTAFLNEPGHDEYYEPRMMIPELCGIIRDSSGKYHAVPGRENYPVVFVQQEWALVYAESRGKTLPTEEMWERAAQGIKNSPYPWGDAPPDPSRANYDFRYGGTLPVGSLPNGATPEGIYDLFGNAREWTTSKFYPYPGGAQFEYHIEPWYYPPYPKDDRIWFVARGGGWSTQEGCMYTGYRTSLTVMDSGFRCVKIQ